Proteins from a genomic interval of Ictalurus furcatus strain D&B chromosome 2, Billie_1.0, whole genome shotgun sequence:
- the LOC128599844 gene encoding testis-expressed protein 2-like: MEDSELFLDPDEKGPTVSFSKKKPHGRGSNQPTLHYSAFHFPLSSSTPSALGELSTSTLGSTAAPSSMSCIIKSSSASSNKESKESSLLRPNPMLSLVESLSMEISQRESEFCLSNSDSKLHMHPWKQLGQTPKIQDAEPLPRTVPSSPTESRPNLISSGSLLMAELEDTRRKLSEAMQEPFSKLSKIIGEDSGSLKSPKGDSPASQSGAAGDISIRSEVGAGGWDKENGSQTEVCETPLRKLRKDLTTSFTSEMCCKLGSESSRYEICTYGDVMQVLKIQEHSEVKNPEQKGVKAPSAMYTTSSDPGRWLVCVGLLAYSFFVLPLSSYVTGLSLGLACGFMLGLTVVMMLAPQRPAATEMPVSSPTDNLPMEAIGTALRETAKRELQGWMNEMYSYDPETYHPSLCHSVYVTLDGCNLRLAYPRINIPRQATFTEPTHDATFVRSRCFQLSNSKVSLLPAILAKKRVWNRKYPICIMLAEEEQCVEEEHVSEAAEAKSVREEKLKQVEMEADQTTTLYLFGRTGREKEEWYQHFLLASKTKICRKESKPEVCSAGDSSQGSSDDLALMLGLRELAGSVREKILLDYNSYMAHFITPESCSLTPSPRHSEPGSPIDTKRFSSDPVAGCRDLAWINAVIGRIFWDFLQEKYWADQVAHKIQKKLSKIRLPYFMNELTLAELDLGTCMPQVLSITRPSVDHRGLWLELEVLYTGSLHMTLETKMNLCKLGRESCSEAYSITEPSRIVGTRPRVCIIADSDEESSSAGSSDEEEVIPLEPQGPLADKSIHSGTEGHGGSSTSRKILRFVDKIAKSKYFQKATENEYIKKKITEVSNTPLLLSVEVLELSGSLAVNIPPPPTDRIWYSFRVPPRLDLRVKPMLGEREVTFTHVTEWIERKLQCEFQKIFVMPNMDDLYLPLMSSGMDNIDMSQNFSGESQDQQECRSSE; the protein is encoded by the exons ATGGAAGACAGTGAGCTCTTCTTGGACCCTGATGAGAAGGGTCCCACCGTCTCCTTCTCCAAAAAGAAACCACATGGCAGAGGGAGCAATCAGCCAACTCTCCACTATTCTGCTTTCCACTTTCCACTCTCTTCTTCCACCCCCAGTGCCCTTGGTGAGCTCTCAACCTCGACCCTTGGAAGCACCGCAGCTCCCTCCTCCATGAGCTGCATCATCAAATCCTCTTCAGCTTCCTCCAATAAAGAGTCTAAAGAGTCTTCCTTGCTAAGGCCCAATCCCATGCTCAGCCTTGTTGAGTCACTCTCCATGGAGATCTCACAAAGAGAATCTGAATTCTGCCTCTCCAACTCTGACTCCAAGCTCCATATGCATCCTTGGAAACAACTGGGCCAGACGCCCAAGATCCAGGATGCAGAACCCTTGCCCAGGACGGTGCCATCTTCTCCCACAGAGTCCCGTCCAAACCTGATAAGCTCTGGAAGCTTGCTGATGGCAGAACTGGAGGACACGCGCCGTAAATTGTCTGAGGCCATGCAGGAGCCATTTAGTAAGCTCAGCAAGATTATTGGGGAGGACAGTGGCAGCCTTAAGTCACCGAAAGGTGACTCACCTGCCTCCCAAAGTGGTGCTGCAGGAGATATATCAATTCGGAGTGAGGTTGGAGCTGGAGGATGGGACAAAGAAAATGGGAGTCAAACTGAAGTGTGTGAAACCCCACTACGGAAGCTCAGAAAAGACCTGACAACAAGCTTTACTTCTGAGATGTGCTGCAAGCTGGGCAGCGAGAGCAGTCGCTATGAGATCTGCACTTACGGTGATGTCATGCAAGTGCTGAAAATTCAGGAGCATTCAGAGGTCAAAAACCCGGAGCAGAAGGGTGTCAAAGCACCATCTGCTATGTATACCACCTCCTCAGACCCAGGCAGATGGCTGGTATGTGTGGGTTTGCTGGCTTACAGCTTCTTTGTGCTACCACTGTCTTCCTATGTGACAGGACTGTCCCTAGGACTGGCGTGTGGATTCATGCTGGGTCTGACAGTGGTAATGATGCTAGCACCACAGCGACCTGCTGCCACTGAGATGCCAGTCTCTTCCCCCACTGACAACCTGCCGATGGAGGCCATAGGCACAGCGCTGAGAGAGACAGCAAAGAGAGAGCTTCAG GGCTGGATGAATGAGATGTACAGCTATGACCCAGAGACATATCACCCCTCTCTGTGCCACTCTGTCTATGTCACTTTGGATGGATGTAATCTACGCCTGGCATACCCACGCATCAACATCCCACGGCAAGCCACCTTCACCGAGCCTACCCATGATGCTACATTTGTGCGCTCACGATGTTTCCAGCTATCCAATAGCAAG GTGTCTCTGCTGCCAGCAATCTTGGCGAAAAAAAGAGTCTGGAATAGGAAATATCCCATCTGCATTATGCTGGCTGAAGAAGAGCAGTGTGTAGAAGAAGAGCATGTCAGTGAGGCAGCAGAGgcaaagagtgtgagagaagaAAAACTCAAACAGGTGGAGATGGAAGCAGACCAGACCACCACTCTGTACCTGTTTGGGCgtacagggagagagaaagaggagtggTACCAGCACTTCCTTTTAGCTTCGAAAACCAAGATCTGCAGGAAAGAGTCAAAACCAG AGGTGTGTAGTGCTGGAGACTCCAGTCAGGGCAGCAGTGATGACCTGGCCTTGATGCTGGGTCTAAGGGAGCTGGCTGGCTCAGTGAGAGAGAAGATTCTGCTGGACTACAACTCCTATATGGCCCACTTCATCACGCCAGAGAGCTGTAGCCTCACGCCCAGCCCCCGTCATAGTGAGCCAGGCAGCCCTATTGACACAAAGAGG TTCTCCAGTGATCCAGTAGCAGGGTGCAGAGATCTGGCCTGGATTAATGCCGTGATTGGGAGGATCTTCTGGGATTTCTTGCAGGAGAAGTACTGGGCTGACCAGGTGGCCCACAAGATCCAGAAAAAGCTGAGCAAGATTAGG TTGCCATACTTCATGAATGAGTTGACTCTAGCTGAACTGGACTTGGGCACATGCATGCCACAAGTGTTGAGTATCACCAGACCTTCAGTGGATCACAGAG gcctGTGGCTGGAGCTGGAAGTGTTGTATACTGGATCTCTGCACATGACTCTGGAGACTAAGATGAATCTGTGCAAGCTCGGCCGAGAGAGCTGCTCTGAGGCTTACAGCATCACTGAGCCCAGCAGAATTGTGGG cacaaGGCCCAGGGTGTGTATTATTGCAGACAGTGATGAAGAGTCATCCAGCGCAGGCTCATCTGATGAAGAGGAGGTGATTCCCTTGGAGCCCCAAGGCCCTCTGGCAGATAAGAGTATACACTCTGGGACTGAGGG GCATGGTGGAAGCAGCACAAGTAGGAAAATTCTGCGTTTTGTGGACAAGATTGCCAAATCAAAGTATTTCCAGAAAGCCACAGAAAATGAGTACatcaaaaagaaaatcacagaaGTCTCCAACACTCCCCTGCTGCTTAGCGTAGAAGTGCTGGAACTCTCAGGAAGTCTAGCTGTCAACATCCCACCACCCCCTACTGACCGAATATG GTACAGTTTCCGTGTTCCGCCAAGGCTAGATCTGCGAGTGAAGCCCATGCTGGGTGAAAGAGAGGTCACATTCACTCATGTCACTGAGTGGATAGAGAGGAAACTGCAGTGTGAATTTCAG AAAATTTTTGTAATGCCCAACATGGATGACCTGTACCTGCCTCTTATGTCTTCTGGGATGGACAATATTGACATGTCCCAGAATTTCTCAGGGGAAAGCCAGGATCAACAGGAGTGCCGGAGCTCAGAATAA
- the ndufb10 gene encoding NADH dehydrogenase [ubiquinone] 1 beta subcomplex subunit 10: MPDDYDKDAYPEPPRRTPVIDKQTILPNPVLIASKIFYYSVDLPVTAFRNAIESLQPKNKLHYYHQKFRRVPELTECQEGDYVCYYEAEMQWRRDHKVDQEIVKVIEQRARACQQREGPSYKQNCVKELQQFNEVSRAYQSRYGDLGAYASARKCLMKQKERMMEQAQKA; this comes from the exons ATGCCAGATGACTACGATAAAGACGCGTACCCCGAGCCCCCGCGGCGGACTCCGGTTATAGATAAACAGACTATCCTTCCAAACCCGGTTTTAATTGCATCGAAGATTTTCTATTACTCTGTGGACCTGCCTGTGACCGCCTTCAGGA atgcTATAGAAAGCCTGCAGCCCAAAAACAAACTCCACTACTACCACCAGAAGTTTCGCCGTGTACCAGAGCTGACTGAATGCCAAGAAGGCGACTATGTTTGCTATTATGAAGCAGAAATGCAGTGGAGAAGAGATCA CAAGGTGGACCAGGAGATTGTGAAAGTCATCGAGCAGCGTGCCCGTGCCTGTCAGCAGCGTGAGGGGCCCAGCTACAAGCAGAACTGTGTCAAGGAGCTGCAGCAGTTTAATGAGGTCTCCAGGGCTTACCAGTCACGCT ATGGCGATCTTGGTGCATATGCCAGCGCGAGAAAATGCTTGATGAAGCAGAAAGAGAGGATGATGGAACAGGCACAGAAAGCATAA
- the rps2 gene encoding 40S ribosomal protein S2 has product MADDAGGRGGFRGGFGAGGRGRGRGRGRGRGRGRGARGGKAEDKEWVPVTKLGRLVKDMKIKSLEEIYLYSLPIKESEIIDFFLGSALKDEVLKIMPVQKQTRAGQRTRFKAFVAIGDYNGHVGLGVKCSKEVATAIRGAIILAKLSIIPVRRGYWGNKIGKPHTVPCKVTGRCGSVLVRLIPAPRGTGIVSAPVPKKLLMMAGIDDCYTSARGCTATLGNFAKATFDAISKTYSYLTPDLWKETVFTKSPYQEFTDHLAKTHTRVSVQRTQAAVQPS; this is encoded by the exons ATGGCGGACGACGCCGGTGGTAGAGGAGGGTTCCGTGGAGGTTTCGGTGCTGGCGGCCGGGGCCGCGGTCGTGGTCGTGGCAGAGGCCGGGGGAGAGGGCGCGGAGCCCGGGGTGGCAAGGCCGAGGACAAGGAG tggGTGCCTGTGACCAAGCTTGGTCGTCTGGTGAAGGACATGAAGATCAAGTCCCTGGAGGAGATCTACCTGTATTCTCTGCCCATCAAG GAGTCTGAGATCATTGACTTTTTCCTGGGCTCAGCCCTGAAGGATGAGGTGCTGAAGATCATGCCTGTCCAGAAGCAGACCAGGGCTGGTCAGCGCACCAGGTTTAAG GCTTTTGTTGCCATCGGAGACTACAACGGGCATGTTGGTCTGGGAGTGAAGTGCTCTAAAGAGGTGGCCACAGCTATCCGTGGAGCCATCATCCTGGCCAAGCTGTCCATCATCCCTGTCAGGAGAGGCTACTGGGGTAACAAGATTGGAAAGCCCCACACTGTCCCCTGCAAG GTGACTGGTCGCTGTGGCTCAGTCCTGGTGCGTCTGATCCCTGCTCCCCGTGGTACTGGCATCGTGTCAGCTCCTGTTCCCAAGAAGCTGCTCATGATGGCTGGTATTGACGACTGCTACACATCTGCCAGAGGCTGCACGGCCACCCTGGGCAACTTTG CCAAGGCTACTTTTGATGCCATATCAAAGACGTACAGCTATCTGACCCCTGATCTCTGGAAAGAGACTGTGTTCACCAAGTCTCCCTACCAG GAATTCACTGATCATCTGGCCAAAACTCACACCAGGGTCTCTGTACAGAGGACCCAGGCTGCTGTTCAGCCCTCCTAA